A stretch of DNA from Prinia subflava isolate CZ2003 ecotype Zambia chromosome 9, Cam_Psub_1.2, whole genome shotgun sequence:
GCCGCCTCCACGCTGGCCCACGAGATGGGGCACAACCTGGGCATGTCCCACGACGAGGACGTGCCCGGCTGCCGCTGCCCCGTCCCCAAAGCTGACGGGGGCTGTGTCATGGCAGGCAGTGTTGGGTGAGTGAAGGGGGCagggggcagccctgggctgcaaACACCTGGAGGTGTCCTCTGGCAGGGTGCCCTGATGGGGGAGGGACACGGGTGAGATGCTCAGGTCTGGGTGGGCATTCCATCCCACCCTACCCCGCTGCAGGTGCCTCTGAGCCTGTGGGTGAGCCTCCAGCTTCCCCTTGGGCTCTCTGCTTGTCACTGTGGGTTTCTTGTCCTATTTTCTTCGTGCTAGAGCCAGGATTAACACATAGGAGTCACAGTTTTTGTGTTCGGACTCGGTGTTTATTAATTCCTGTCTATAGTACAGCCTCACGAGTTGTAAGCTCTAATGAACAAGGTAGAAAATGGAGCATCTCcaactctttccaaggtctttttaAGCATAAACTAACCAATAACGAGATGACACCTATActatttatacttttaacccaataattGACCACCCAAGGTCCTCAGTGCAGACCTTTTTCACCCAATTAGAAAAAATCCACCCAAAAccaagaaggtgaagaagaaagaGTTAGACAATGCCTTAAATCCTCAATATTGCCCCATATAAATTAGTATTTAGTAAAATCTTAAATTCTAAGGTTTTCACCCTGTGAAATCACACAGTactattcaaactacacacccacaaCCCTAGTGCCATCACTCAAATTTGGGAGCCTGTTCCACAGACACAGGTCAAATGTAGTGCTCGCTTGAGGGTCGATGCCTGCACAGAAACCCTGAAATTCTGAGCCTCCAGGGTTCTGACAGATGACCCCCCTGTTCTGTGCCCCCCAGGCTGGTTTACCCCAAGCTCTTCAGCCGCTGCAGTGAGCAGGACATGTGGCAGTTCCTGGGGGACCCGCGGACCAGCTGCCTGCGGAACGCGCCGCGCGCGGACGAGCTGTACGGGGGCCCCGTGTGCGGGAACCAGTTCGTGGAGCGGGGAGAGCAGTGCGACTGCGGCACGCCCCAGGTAGGGCTCGGGGGGTTATCCCCTTTTCTGACCCACAGATGGGCTACTGAGAGGAGTTTTAAAAacctttattccattttcagtgaaGGGTGACACAATGCAGGTGTTACAATTCAcgccatcacaatcagaaggcgactatttcctaattacattATAAACAtttcttggcctatcagcttttacCACACCATGATGTTGtggtaaaataataatttaaaattaaatttttatttaatttaataatttgctttaaagtaataatttaaagccaattatttaaaattaccCCTCGTGGGTCCTGCTACAATGCAtctttttgctttgtattgTAGCTTTTTAGCCACGATAGCTCTATTTCTCTAAAGTGTCTAGTCTTGtttgcaaggccatcatttGAATCTTGTTTCCAgctccatttctctctcaacaatatTTGTCCTGTTCCATGGCATTTCTAAGACAGCATTTCttatctcaaagtttgcatGAAGATACACactatgtgagccttctgtcaggctttaaGAATTCCATACAAATCCATTCGTAGGGAATGGATTTGTAGGGAATCCATTTGGGATGGAGCACAGGGTGCTCCCCaaagggctgggaaggaggcTGGGTAGCAGGGACCTGAGCTCTGTCCAGCAGACTCTCCTCTTGTGCCAAAAAATAACCGGTGGGGGATATTCATGTGTGCCCCCCTTCGTGTACCTGGCTGGGATTTTAGCCTGGGAAAGATGGATGTGTCCTCCAAAGAGGTGACCCAGGAGGGGACATCGAGGCGTGTTGTTCTTtcaggagctgtgctcagctcttcCTCATCTCTACCAGCACATCACGGGGGTGGGGAAGGAATTGAGACAGACAGGCAGTGCCTCTGGGATAAATCCCTggtcacagccctgtgctgggacctgAAGGAATGTTCCCCTGATCCAGGGAGCACAGAAATCCtcactttttctctttcctgaagATGTGCAAAGGGGCTCAGCTAAGGTTCCgtcttctgaaaaaaacctttctggTCCTTTGGTTTGGTGTTGGTAATGGGGATAAAGAGGCAGCAGGAATGGTCCCCACCTGGGGTGCTGTGGTGGTTTTGGCCCGTGGTTCAGCCCACGGCAGCCACCCTGCTATGGGCACCTGGTGACACGGCAACCCGGTCCCctcagaaaggaaggaaagggtcCTTCAGGGGGCTGCCAGGAGGGTTTCAGTCCATCCCTGTCTCGCAGGAGTGCTCGGACCGCTGCTGCAATGCCACCACGTGCCAGCTGAGAGAGGGAGCCGAGTGTGCCCGAGGGGAATGCTGCCAGGACTGCAAGGTACTGCCctcccaggggagcagctcgGCAGGTTCTCAAGCAGGGGAAGAGCCGCTCCGAGCCCTGGAGgagtgtctgtgctgtgcagtaGCTCAGCCGGCAGCAGTGTCAGCGTCTGCATCCACGGGGCGCTGGGAGGCGTTTCCCAGAGCAGGTTCTCTGTGCTGAAGCGAGAGCCTGCGGGCAGTGCCGACTCCCCGTTCTCCGCGCAGGTGAAGGCTGCAGGTGCGCTCTGCCGGCCCAGCAAGAACGACTGCGACCTCGCCGAGCACTGCAGCGGCCTCAGCTCCGAGTGCCCGGAGGACGTGTTCCAGGAGAACGGCGTCTCCTGCCAGCACGGCAGCGGCTACTGCTACAACGGGGCCTGCCCTTCGCACGGAGAGCAGTGCCGGGCGCTCTGGGGCGCAGGTAGGGCGCCCTCCCTGCCCGTCCTCCTTCCCCGCCGGCTGCGGGATGTGCCTCGGGTCCCTTCCCACATCCCGAGCCGCGGCGCTGCCGATCCAAGAGCGGCCTCCGGCTCCGTGTGACCTTTCCCGTGTGTCCCGCAGAGGCGCAGGTGGCTCCTGACGTCTGCTTCAAGCACAACAGCGAGCAGCACGTCCACCTGCACTGCCTCACCGAGTACGggaagcagccctgcagccccaagTAAGGCCGGCGGGTGCGGGGCCGTGTCCCAGGGGCAGCCCCCGCCCGCCGGCGCTCACGGCTGCGTGTCCCGCAGGGATGTCAAGTGCGGCACGCTGCTGTGCCTGAGCGACAACACCCAGCCCATCCTCGGCAGCGGCTACTACTCCTTCGGCTACTACTTCGGCCGCTTCAAGTGCAAGGCGGTGATCGCGGGCGGCGACGCCGGCGAGGCGGCCGAGCTGCGGCTGGTGCCCACGGGCGCCAAGTGCGGCGAGGAGATGGTGAGAgccgtgccggggccgtgccgggccggggtGGGGTGAGCGCCGGCCCCGGGGCAGCCTCAGAGCCCCCGTGCCTGCCCGCAGGTCTGCTACGCCGGGCGCTGCCAGAACCTCCTGGTCTACGGCGACAAGAACTGCTCGGCCAAGTGCAACAACCACGGGGTACGCGGTGGGGTCCCCCCGTCCCGGGGCTGCTGCGGGGCACGGCCGCCGCCCTGACGCTGTCCCCCCTCCTCGCAGGTGTGCAACCACAGGCGGGAATGTCACTGCGACCCCGGCTGGGCAGCGCCCTACTGCGAGCAGGAGATTTCGGGGATAGCCACAGGTACGGTCCCCTCGCCCCGACGCGCGTCCCGAGGAGGGGGCTCGgggaggggctggcagcggcCGGGCGGTGCCGCTCGGTCCCCAAGCGCCCGCGTTGTTCCCCGCAGGGAGCGGCAGCGTGGTGCTGGCGGCGGCGGTGGCCGTGCTGGCCCTGGCCGGCGTCGGGCTGGGCGGCGGCGTGGTGCTCCTCCGagcccgggcggcgcggcgctCCCACAAAGGGTAATTCCCGTCTCCGCTGCTCGGGGCTGAGCTCCAGGGGTGCCCGGAGCAGCCCCACAGTGTCGCTGTGTCCCACAGGAGCTGCGGCGGGGCGCCCTCCGGCCTCGCCAACCCGCTGTTCCAGGAGGGCGGCCGGACGCGGCCGGGCCGCCGCCAGCTGTCCCGCGGGGACATCGGCCAGCCCCGCCTGCTCAGCAGCACGGCCGGGGCCCGgccacacagccctgtgctcgCCCCGCACCCCGCGGCACCCCGGCCCCCTCCGGGGTGGCCCCCGCAGGTAAGCGCCCCTCCCGAtggccccagcccggcccccgTGGGGCGGTCCGGGCCGGTGGCCTGGGGAGGCCCTTCCTCcgctccctgcccagctccggTCCCTCCGGGAGCCCGGGTGAGGCAGTCGGGTCTCTCCTCCCGCCAGGCGAAGCCGAAGCCG
This window harbors:
- the ADAM8 gene encoding disintegrin and metalloproteinase domain-containing protein 8; translated protein: MAPPLLLPLLPLLPLLLRARGLEEQLPHVERFETVLPRELPLPRGKRDLSAPPGTYPDHVLYSVRAEGREYLLWLEKNRALLGQHYTETHYAADGSRVTEKPDTQDHCFYQGGVRGHPGSAVSISTCGGLSGFFRVNETTFLLEPLEGAVAGRHAVYRAAHLRGKRGTCREPAASLEYDREPQIPAAMKLYRWKSGPVQKGPRYVELVLVADNQEFRKHKDLRTVQNRMKEIVNHVDKLYQPLRLRVALIGLEVWNHRDKITVSPNPEVTLDNFLHWRESELLRRKPHDNAQLITGVDFHGNTVGLAKKLVMCTRDSGGVNQDHSANPIGAASTLAHEMGHNLGMSHDEDVPGCRCPVPKADGGCVMAGSVGLVYPKLFSRCSEQDMWQFLGDPRTSCLRNAPRADELYGGPVCGNQFVERGEQCDCGTPQECSDRCCNATTCQLREGAECARGECCQDCKVKAAGALCRPSKNDCDLAEHCSGLSSECPEDVFQENGVSCQHGSGYCYNGACPSHGEQCRALWGAEAQVAPDVCFKHNSEQHVHLHCLTEYGKQPCSPKDVKCGTLLCLSDNTQPILGSGYYSFGYYFGRFKCKAVIAGGDAGEAAELRLVPTGAKCGEEMVCYAGRCQNLLVYGDKNCSAKCNNHGVCNHRRECHCDPGWAAPYCEQEISGIATGSGSVVLAAAVAVLALAGVGLGGGVVLLRARAARRSHKGSCGGAPSGLANPLFQEGGRTRPGRRQLSRGDIGQPRLLSSTAGARPHSPVLAPHPAAPRPPPGWPPQAKPKPPSKPLPALRSKAPSHGKGPPAPALPPTPFQRCPPPKVALKPPPAGR